The Psychrobacter raelei genome contains the following window.
GATTTGCCACAAGCAGAAGCCCATGGCTTGGCTGAGGAAAAAGGATTTAAGAGTACCGCTCAAGAAGTAGAGGCGCTCAATGACAAATTAGGCCGGATGGTCGATGAGGTAAAAGAACAAAAACTAAAAGAGATTGACGCGCAGCAACAGGCAAGCAAAGCTGCCTATCTTAGAGCCAGAAATATTCAGCTCAGTTCAACTGAGCAAAATCCAGCCGCGACTAAGGACGACCGGGGTGATGAGTAGTGCCTTGTATCTGTAGATTTTGGTTGATATCGTCTAAGCGCTCCGCTGTGCCCACATCTACCCAATTGGCCTGCATCACCTCAGCAGTCACTTGAAATCCGAGCATGGCTTTTTTTAATAAAGGTGCTAATGCTGCCACCTGACCTTCAGCGATACCTTGTACCAAGGTCGGCGAAACCACGCTGATACCCGCAAAGGTATACTTATCAGCACCTTCAACCGCGTGCTCGCCGGCCAACCCATTATTAATAGCAAAGTCACCTTTAAGATTATGCACAGGGTTATCAATCATCAATAAGTGTGCGCGTTGATCGGCTGTCAACTGATACTCAGTCAGGCCAGATAAGTCATAATCACTCCACACATCACCATTAATCAAGATAAAAGGCTCAGATCGTAACGCTCCCTCTCTTAGCGCTTTGGCGATACCGCCGGCTGTTTCCAAAGGCTCACCCTCTTCTACCGACCAGTGAATGGTGACCCCATATTGTTCACCATTGCCCAAAGCTGACATCAGCTTGTCTGATAACCAAGAGGTATTAATGGCAATATCAGTGATACCTGCCGCTTTTAGAGCCTTAATATGCCATACAATCAAAGGCTGACCACCCACCTCAACCAAGGGTTTAGGCGTGGTCAAGGTTAAAGGACGCAGCCGAGTGCCTTTACCTGCAGCCAAGATCATAGCTTGGGTAATATGAGGAGTTTGAGACATCTGCACAGTACTCATTGTGAACCTTATACTTGTGGGTAGTGTTAAAAGTGGCTTTTTTATTGCCGCAACTTGACTTATTTTTCACCAAACTTTTGCTTAAATTTAGGCGCGATATGTTGCTGTAGCCACGTGGCAAACGGCGCAACCATTTCTTGAATTTGAGCATCAGCATGTTGAGACAGCCAGTCAAGCTCAACGACTAAATCTTGCCAAACTTTAGGAATATCAGATAAATAACGCGTTTTACCATCACGCTGAGCCAAGCGAATAAAGATACCGAGCACTTTTAGATGGCGCTGTAAGCCCATCAAATTTACTTGTGCGGTAAAATAGGTAAGCTCAGCGGCACAGGGCAATCCCATCTGCTGGCACTGCTGCCAATAATATTCAATCCAGCCCGCTACCTGCTCTTCGCTCCAATCCACATAGGCATCACGTACCAAAGACACCAAGTCATAAGCATAGCTACCAATTAAAGCATCTTGAAAGTCAATCACCCCAAGATTCTTGCTGTGATACTGATCTTGCATCAGGTTGCGGCTGTGATAGTCTCTGTGTACCACGACATTAGGATGCTGTAGTAACTGCTCAATCAGCCCATCTGTAAACTGCTGCCATAAAGCGTGTGTAGGCTCATCTAACGTCACCTCTATATAAGGTAAGAACCAGTCACTAAATAAAGTCATTTCACGCGCTAAAGTTGCCGCATCATAATCAGCCACGTTAAAGTCTTGTTTGGCCTTGGCCACATCCAAAGTCTGTAGCTGCAATAAGCTGTCAATGGCCCAGCGATACAGCTCGTCGATACGGCCTGTGTCCTGCTTTACTTTGGCCTCGGCAATCAAATGGGCAAATTCTGTACTGCCAAAATCTTGTAGCACCAAAAAGCCTTGCTCAATGTCTTGAGCCAGTAAGGTGGGCACGTTGATTTTTGGCGCCATTAATTTATCGATACGTACAAAGCTTTCGATAGACTCTAATTGCGGCGGTGCATCCATGACGATATAACTTGGATCAAGCTGCGCATCATTTTGAAAATCTTGCTCTTTTTGCTGCAAATACACTCTATGATAACGGCGAAAGCTGGCATCCCCTGGTAAGCTTTCGATGCGCAAGGTGTGCTGCGGAAACGCCGCTGCAATAAACTGACTCAACTGCTCGTAGCGCTTGGGGGTATGGTAAATCTCTGCCGCGTTAGCTTGAACGGGCTGGGGGGTGGTATTTGTCATAATTTAAGCGACTTTTATCTATATGGCTATAATAAAGGAACTGAAGGACGGCACAATACGCTGCCTTCTAACACGTCTTCACTGGTATTTTTTGGGGCCTTGTGACTAGAATAATCAGTCAATGAGCCTGTGCTGATAATCAATGGCAAAATTTAAAGCATATAGTGTAGCTGATTTGCCTTTTTTTGACTATGATAAGATATTGCAAATTTATATCATCACTATAGCAGCGCAAGCCTATATAATAGCCACAGGTTTTGGTACATTACACCATAAACATGGTTAATGCTAAATTGATGTAAGATAGATTCTGCTGGCCTATTTGCAGCTTAGTAAATACCGGTTAGGCTAAAATATATTTTTTAACTCAATATAATAAGGTAATCTCTTGCTGTACTCGCAACTCTATAGCAGTATTTTGCGTGCTTGCCGTGATTTTTCACGCCGTCCGCATACGACCACCCGCTTAGCCTTCAGCTTACCGCTGTTGATTAGCGTG
Protein-coding sequences here:
- a CDS encoding aminoglycoside phosphotransferase family protein, with translation MTNTTPQPVQANAAEIYHTPKRYEQLSQFIAAAFPQHTLRIESLPGDASFRRYHRVYLQQKEQDFQNDAQLDPSYIVMDAPPQLESIESFVRIDKLMAPKINVPTLLAQDIEQGFLVLQDFGSTEFAHLIAEAKVKQDTGRIDELYRWAIDSLLQLQTLDVAKAKQDFNVADYDAATLAREMTLFSDWFLPYIEVTLDEPTHALWQQFTDGLIEQLLQHPNVVVHRDYHSRNLMQDQYHSKNLGVIDFQDALIGSYAYDLVSLVRDAYVDWSEEQVAGWIEYYWQQCQQMGLPCAAELTYFTAQVNLMGLQRHLKVLGIFIRLAQRDGKTRYLSDIPKVWQDLVVELDWLSQHADAQIQEMVAPFATWLQQHIAPKFKQKFGEK
- the murU gene encoding N-acetylmuramate alpha-1-phosphate uridylyltransferase MurU; amino-acid sequence: MSQTPHITQAMILAAGKGTRLRPLTLTTPKPLVEVGGQPLIVWHIKALKAAGITDIAINTSWLSDKLMSALGNGEQYGVTIHWSVEEGEPLETAGGIAKALREGALRSEPFILINGDVWSDYDLSGLTEYQLTADQRAHLLMIDNPVHNLKGDFAINNGLAGEHAVEGADKYTFAGISVVSPTLVQGIAEGQVAALAPLLKKAMLGFQVTAEVMQANWVDVGTAERLDDINQNLQIQGTTHHPGRP